In Arcanobacterium canis, the sequence GTGAATCTCGCCATCGTCGTCGTTGAGCTTGCTGCATGGGCAGCCTTCACCTGGTGTATTTTCAATCGTTTCCGTTGCAACTTGGAGCATATTAATGACGAACAGTGACATGACATGGACCCGTTGTGAGAAGGTCCTGTGCGTAATCCTCTGTCTTATTGTGATCGTGGCCTGGTCAATTAATCTCGGTGCAAATGGCTACGCAAACAATTTCTACGCCGCAGCGTCATGGGCTGGGGCGCAATCGTGGAATGCATTGCTGTGGGGCGCAGTCGATCCTGCAGGCTTTATCAGTGTCGATAAACCACCGCTGGCCTTGTGGCTACCCGCACTGATGATCAAGATTTTCGGTTTGCATCCATGGGCGGTACTTTTCCCGCAGGTCATCATGGGGGGACTTACTGCAGCACTCATTTTTGCAATGATTCGCACGGCACTGTCTGACCGCGAGGAACGTGTACGTCTTTTCTGCGCTGGGGGAGCAGTGGTCCTTTTCGGTCTGACTCCTGTCGCTGCTCTGATGTTCCGTTATAACAATCCTGATGCGCTTCTCGCCCTGATTATGACGGCGTCGGCTGCAGCCGCCATCCGGGCAATCGCCCGGAGACGGATCCGGTGGCTAGCTGTATCAGGTGCGTTACTTGGGTTTGGGTTTTTAACAAAGCAGCTCCAAGTTGCGCTGATTTTCCCTGCGCTCTATCTCACTGTTGCTCTCTATTTCCATGGATCTTGGCGACGACGGTGTAGCGGGCTCCTTGCGCATCTGGCATCTTTTTTGGTTACCCTCGGTGTGTGGGCACTTCCTGCCGCACTTGTATCGCCTCAATCGCGTCCATATTTTGGCGGGAGTACCAAGAATTCCTTCCTCGACCTCACTTTAGGCTATAACGGGATAGCAAGAGTGTCGGGATCGGGCCCTGCATCCGGTGGAATTTTTGACCAGATTATTGAGCGAATTGTTCACTTAGGGCGGCTTTTTGCCACAACAAATGCGCTTCAATGGTCATATTTTGGGTTCCTCGGCTTGGTGCTTCCTGTCCTGGCATACGTGATTCTCGTGCGTCAAACTTCCGTTGATGTCTCGCTCTCACCTATGCGTCGTATTGAGCAGTACCGAGCGAATCTGACAGTGCCTCAGCGAACAGCTCATTCAACGATCGTGCTGTCTTATGGTTGGTTTATCACCTCGTTCTTGCTCTTCTCGTGGATGAAAGGCATGTTCCATAGCTATTACCTCGTCGCTATGATTCCTCCGATGCTCATTTCGCTGTGCGTCAGCGTTGGGATATTGATCGCCACATGGCATCGACTCCCTCGTGGACTCACTATTGTGATCGCGCTCGTTGCTATTGTGACGCTTCTTTGGCAACTTTTCCTTGCTCTTGCGGCAAAAGGTTGGCTCGTATACGGAGCAGTTGCGTCCGCCGTCGGTGTGGTCGGTGCCATTGTTGTTTTCACGACGGGTATCGCTAGCCGACGGGGGTGCCGTCAGTTACTAGGTGCTCTATGCATCATATCGTTCCTTGCAATTCCGCTCGCAGCGACGGTGCAGACGAATGCCCTACCTCATAAAGGAAGCGTGCCAAAGGCACCGGGAATTTTACGACCCGCTGTCAAACCTGGTCAGGATCCGTGTGCGCCAGATTTTATACGCCCGGGTATCGTGGATCTCGAGAGCTCGTTTCACAATATTCAGAGGCTGACAGCGGCGAGCACATCACGTTGGCCGATTGCGACCGTGAACTCCTACTGCGCCTCGCTTTATGAGCTTGCGACGCAGACTCCGGTGATGGCAATTGGCGGCTGGGACGGAGTCGATCCGACTCCGAACCTCGAGGCATTCATGGGGTATGTTCACCGCGGCGAGGTCGCGTATTTCATTCCTCGCTATCCAACTCCCGGCAATGATGACCTCGAGAAGGCGTCGCGTCGGGTCACTCACGGTCCTGCCCAAGACATCACCACATGGGTATCGCAGAATTTTGAATCACTCACACTCGATGGCCGCGTGATCTTTGATCTGCGCAAACCACGAAACTCCTAGTGGCACAAAAATACGGGAAGGACATTCTCAGTTTTGATCATGGATTGCAGCGTGTCTATTGCTTATGGGGCGATGCTTTCCGAGCACAGGATCGCCCCATCCACCGGAATGGTCGGAGAATTCCTACAACAACGCCCTCGCCAAGACTGTCAATGGACAGTACAAGACTGAGCTGATCTATTCCCAGCCGCAGGCTGTTTTCGACAATGGATGTCACTCATTGATAAGCCCAAGGGTGGGATCCTTTAGCAGATCACCGTGGTTGCCTAGTGGCGGTGAAACGCTTTCACAGCCTCGGGAACTATAGCTGTCTCTTCCTTAGTTCTTTTGAAAACCATTGAACAAATTATTGTCTTTGCATTTCCACTTTATGCACGGATTGTTGGGAAATTCAGCCCCGATAAAGCGCTTATCACTGTGGACCTCATTGAAGCAGGAATGAGCGCACTGGCATTATGCTTGACGGTTATCAAACCAGAGTTCGCCATAGGCTGCTTATTCCTTTATATGCTGCTTGACGCTCTAGTAGCTCCTGTGAGCGATTTAGCAGATGAGTTTTACGGGGCTGCACTCGCTGAGATTGACGAAAAGGCGGCACTGGCTTTTAATGCAACGTTGTATTCGGCTCTTGCTTTTCTGGGGTTTGTTGTTGGCGGTCCTCTAGGGTCTTTTTTTTGCTTCGGTTTCTGTTGAGATTCTACTGCTTACGAACATAATTTTGTCCTTGTGTGGTGCAGGATTACGAGGTTTTGCACGTACGAAGTTTGCGACTACGCCGATCC encodes:
- a CDS encoding ArnT family glycosyltransferase, giving the protein MAWSINLGANGYANNFYAAASWAGAQSWNALLWGAVDPAGFISVDKPPLALWLPALMIKIFGLHPWAVLFPQVIMGGLTAALIFAMIRTALSDREERVRLFCAGGAVVLFGLTPVAALMFRYNNPDALLALIMTASAAAAIRAIARRRIRWLAVSGALLGFGFLTKQLQVALIFPALYLTVALYFHGSWRRRCSGLLAHLASFLVTLGVWALPAALVSPQSRPYFGGSTKNSFLDLTLGYNGIARVSGSGPASGGIFDQIIERIVHLGRLFATTNALQWSYFGFLGLVLPVLAYVILVRQTSVDVSLSPMRRIEQYRANLTVPQRTAHSTIVLSYGWFITSFLLFSWMKGMFHSYYLVAMIPPMLISLCVSVGILIATWHRLPRGLTIVIALVAIVTLLWQLFLALAAKGWLVYGAVASAVGVVGAIVVFTTGIASRRGCRQLLGALCIISFLAIPLAATVQTNALPHKGSVPKAPGILRPAVKPGQDPCAPDFIRPGIVDLESSFHNIQRLTAASTSRWPIATVNSYCASLYELATQTPVMAIGGWDGVDPTPNLEAFMGYVHRGEVAYFIPRYPTPGNDDLEKASRRVTHGPAQDITTWVSQNFESLTLDGRVIFDLRKPRNS
- a CDS encoding MFS transporter, encoding MKTIEQIIVFAFPLYARIVGKFSPDKALITVDLIEAGMSALALCLTVIKPEFAIGCLFLYMLLDALVAPVSDLADEFYGAALAEIDEKAALAFNATLYSALAFLGFVVGGPLGSFFCFGFC